From the Rhodothermales bacterium genome, one window contains:
- a CDS encoding DUF1080 domain-containing protein, with product MTRSVSTLCCLVLLCAGLFVPAAVRAQEVPDLSAWEVHDLNRPQPPIVQTGPGLAAPIKPPADAVVLFDGKSLDGWKSQKDGSTAPWKVENGYFEVAPKTGGIETRQGFGDVQLHVEWASPNPPRGEGQDNGNSGIFLMNRYEVQVLNSYGNKTYPDGQASAIYGQYPPLVNASRGPGEWQAYDIIFHRPRFNADGTLASPARATVFHNGVLVQDNVVLTGPTGHHVRPPYAMHGDREPISLQDHDHPVRFRNIWLRELE from the coding sequence ATGACGCGTTCGGTTTCTACTCTGTGCTGCCTGGTGCTGCTCTGCGCCGGCCTGTTCGTCCCCGCGGCGGTGCGGGCTCAGGAGGTCCCCGACCTCAGTGCCTGGGAGGTTCACGACCTCAACCGCCCCCAGCCGCCCATCGTGCAGACCGGCCCCGGTCTCGCCGCCCCGATCAAGCCGCCGGCGGACGCGGTCGTGCTGTTCGACGGCAAGAGCCTCGACGGGTGGAAGAGCCAGAAGGACGGCAGCACGGCGCCGTGGAAGGTGGAAAACGGGTATTTTGAAGTCGCCCCCAAAACCGGCGGCATCGAGACACGCCAGGGTTTCGGCGACGTGCAGCTGCATGTCGAGTGGGCCAGCCCGAACCCGCCCCGCGGCGAAGGGCAGGACAACGGCAACAGCGGCATCTTTCTGATGAACCGCTACGAGGTGCAGGTGCTGAATTCGTACGGCAACAAGACCTATCCGGACGGGCAGGCGTCGGCGATCTACGGGCAGTATCCGCCGCTCGTGAACGCCTCGCGCGGACCCGGCGAATGGCAGGCGTACGATATCATCTTCCATCGTCCCCGTTTTAACGCCGACGGGACGCTGGCGTCGCCGGCGCGGGCGACGGTCTTTCACAACGGCGTACTCGTGCAGGATAACGTCGTGCTGACGGGTCCGACCGGGCACCACGTCCGTCCGCCCTATGCGATGCACGGGGACCGGGAGCCGATCTCGCTGCAGGATCACGACCATCCCGTCCGATTCCGGAATATCTGGCTGCGGGAACTGGAGTGA
- a CDS encoding HAD family phosphatase has product MAQLSAVIFDLDGTLVNTERLKAQSYARAAQTLSATPIDEQVFFDAFEDVVGRSRHEVGEALMRRFQLEAGAQRAMGELGVASPLDAYLTIRLRIYDEILADPRIIPDNVFPHTLAVLRRAVEKGLATGLATMSHREQTHRILETLGLFDAFDVIATREDVERGKPDPEIYIHVARHMNRPPEHCLVIEDSVAGVEAGIAAGMTVVAVSTPFTKERLIQADLLPPEQLIHDPLLLTGLVDHLVFDAGRHHDDHQSVPR; this is encoded by the coding sequence ATGGCTCAACTCTCCGCCGTCATCTTCGACCTCGACGGGACGCTCGTCAACACCGAGCGGCTCAAGGCGCAGTCCTATGCCCGCGCCGCGCAAACCCTTTCCGCGACGCCGATCGACGAGCAGGTGTTCTTCGACGCCTTCGAGGACGTCGTCGGGCGCTCCCGGCACGAGGTGGGCGAGGCGCTCATGCGGCGGTTCCAGCTGGAAGCCGGCGCGCAGCGCGCCATGGGCGAACTCGGCGTGGCATCGCCGCTGGACGCCTACCTCACGATCCGGCTTCGGATCTACGACGAGATCCTGGCGGATCCGCGAATCATCCCCGACAACGTCTTCCCGCACACGCTCGCCGTGCTCCGGCGTGCGGTCGAAAAAGGACTGGCCACGGGGCTCGCCACGATGTCGCATCGCGAGCAGACGCATCGCATCCTCGAGACGCTGGGCCTGTTCGACGCGTTCGATGTGATCGCGACCCGCGAGGACGTCGAACGCGGCAAGCCGGATCCAGAAATCTATATTCACGTTGCAAGGCACATGAATCGGCCCCCCGAGCATTGCCTTGTCATCGAAGATTCCGTCGCCGGCGTCGAAGCCGGCATCGCTGCCGGCATGACTGTTGTCGCCGTCAGTACGCCCTTCACCAAGGAGCGGCTGATCCAGGCCGACCTGCTCCCTCCAGAGCAACTCATACACGACCCCTTGCTTCTCACCGGCCTCGTCGACCACCTCGTGTTCGATGCGGGCCGGCATCACGATGATCATCAATCCGTTCCCCGATAG
- a CDS encoding rhodanese-like domain-containing protein — MRTILFMLLALVSLRCAQQEESAAPPPPPSSPAVVGEMTVKEFDALRQQGSAPFLLDVRNPEEVEIASMGADLLIPLGELPARMGELAAYRDQPIVVHCRTGRRSAQAAQELVDAGFTHVINLKGGIQAWSQEIDPTVPQY, encoded by the coding sequence ATGCGAACCATCCTGTTCATGCTGCTCGCCCTAGTAAGCCTCCGCTGTGCCCAGCAGGAGGAATCGGCCGCGCCGCCTCCGCCTCCATCGTCGCCTGCCGTGGTGGGCGAGATGACGGTGAAGGAGTTCGATGCGCTTCGTCAGCAGGGCAGCGCGCCGTTTTTGCTGGACGTGCGCAACCCGGAGGAAGTCGAGATCGCCTCCATGGGCGCCGACCTGCTGATCCCGCTGGGGGAGCTGCCGGCCCGCATGGGCGAGCTTGCGGCCTACCGCGACCAGCCCATCGTGGTGCACTGCCGCACCGGCCGGCGTTCCGCGCAGGCTGCGCAGGAGCTGGTCGATGCCGGCTTTACCCACGTGATAAACCTCAAGGGGGGCATCCAGGCCTGGAGCCAGGAGATCGACCCGACCGTTCCCCAGTATTGA
- a CDS encoding inorganic phosphate transporter, with protein MTEYYLVFVGVLLILAVLDLVVGVSNDAVNFLNSAIGSRVATARTILIVASVGVFIGASFSSGLMEVARSGIFNPQHFTFAEVIVIFAAVMLADIVLLDMFNTMGMPTSTTVSIVFELLGAAFAVSLFKIAASGGGSDALALYINSGRALGIVSGIFVSVGIAFVTGLLAQYLSRLLFSFQYEKRLPYVGGLWAGLSLTGVCYFLLMKGFKGASFVSDSFLAWVNTHTWSLLIGMFVVFTIGMQLLFWMKVNGLRVVVLTGMFALAMAFAGNDLVNFIGVPIAGLESFIAWNQSGVAADAFLMDSLQQPVRTNTWLLLTAGLVMVLTLWFSRKARTVTETEVSLGRQGEGVERFAPNPIARSIVRGAREIAGFFSALIPGVLRRRIDRNFERPAGTDDPDAPAFDLVRASVNLTLASILIAMATSLKLPLSTTYVTFMVAMGASLADRAWDRDTAVFRVSGVLNVIGGWLITAVVALLVAGLFAFVLHYGGMFGLVGLIALAGFMIWRSNILHREREEEAVERRSVYARESLPVEQVFKETGEHIVEVLDQMAGALQHALTGLVKEDSGLLKKTDKKIKRLIERNEGLGDTLPQYIRRVEEEETSGSKAYIAVYDYLSDMLRSCRSIVYSCRTHIDNSHKPLSNNQHADLDNLFGQTIGYLHELKDCIARGEWTHAEHLVTRKDEVLAVVELGVERQVAGIKARKYNEINTGLYFTLLLETKDFVLVSGRLLGFFESRTNGEEPSLIAQPVA; from the coding sequence ATGACCGAATATTACCTGGTTTTCGTAGGGGTGCTGCTCATCCTGGCAGTGCTCGATCTCGTGGTTGGCGTCAGTAACGACGCCGTCAATTTCCTGAACTCGGCCATCGGATCGCGCGTCGCCACGGCGCGAACGATCCTGATCGTCGCGAGCGTCGGCGTGTTCATCGGGGCGAGTTTTTCGAGCGGCCTCATGGAGGTGGCGCGCAGCGGCATCTTCAATCCCCAGCACTTCACTTTCGCGGAGGTCATCGTCATCTTCGCCGCGGTCATGCTGGCGGATATCGTGTTGCTCGATATGTTCAACACGATGGGGATGCCGACGTCCACCACCGTCTCGATCGTCTTCGAGCTGCTCGGGGCCGCTTTCGCGGTGTCGCTGTTCAAGATCGCCGCTTCCGGCGGCGGATCGGATGCCCTGGCCCTGTACATCAATTCGGGTCGCGCCCTGGGCATCGTGTCCGGGATCTTCGTGTCCGTGGGGATCGCGTTCGTAACCGGACTCCTCGCCCAGTACCTCTCGAGGCTGCTCTTCAGCTTTCAGTACGAAAAGCGCCTCCCGTATGTCGGCGGGTTATGGGCCGGCCTGTCGCTGACGGGCGTGTGTTACTTCCTGCTCATGAAGGGCTTCAAGGGCGCCTCGTTCGTGAGCGACAGCTTCCTGGCCTGGGTGAATACGCACACGTGGTCGCTTCTGATCGGGATGTTCGTCGTGTTCACGATCGGGATGCAGCTGCTGTTCTGGATGAAAGTGAACGGACTGCGCGTCGTCGTGCTGACCGGGATGTTCGCGCTGGCGATGGCCTTCGCGGGCAACGACCTCGTCAACTTTATCGGCGTGCCGATCGCGGGTCTGGAATCGTTTATCGCCTGGAACCAGTCGGGCGTCGCGGCGGACGCTTTTCTGATGGATAGCCTGCAGCAGCCGGTGCGGACCAACACCTGGCTGTTGCTGACGGCCGGCCTCGTGATGGTGCTCACGCTGTGGTTCTCGCGGAAGGCGCGGACCGTGACGGAGACCGAGGTGAGCCTCGGCCGTCAGGGCGAAGGCGTCGAGCGGTTTGCGCCCAACCCCATCGCCCGTTCGATCGTCCGTGGGGCCCGCGAGATCGCCGGCTTCTTCTCGGCGCTGATCCCCGGGGTGCTGCGCCGCCGCATCGACCGCAACTTCGAGCGCCCGGCCGGCACGGACGATCCGGATGCGCCGGCGTTCGACCTCGTGCGCGCGTCGGTCAACCTGACCCTCGCGAGCATCCTGATCGCCATGGCCACCTCGCTCAAGCTGCCGCTGTCGACCACCTATGTCACCTTCATGGTGGCGATGGGCGCTTCGCTGGCAGACCGGGCCTGGGATCGCGATACCGCGGTGTTTCGCGTTTCGGGCGTTCTGAACGTGATCGGCGGATGGCTCATCACGGCGGTCGTCGCGCTCCTCGTAGCGGGTCTCTTCGCGTTCGTACTGCACTACGGCGGGATGTTCGGACTGGTGGGGCTCATCGCGCTGGCGGGCTTCATGATCTGGCGGAGCAACATCCTCCACCGCGAGCGGGAAGAGGAAGCCGTCGAGCGGCGGTCGGTCTATGCCCGCGAGTCGCTGCCGGTGGAACAGGTCTTCAAGGAAACCGGCGAACACATCGTCGAGGTGCTCGATCAGATGGCCGGCGCACTCCAGCATGCCCTGACCGGGCTCGTCAAGGAAGACAGCGGCCTGCTCAAAAAGACCGACAAGAAGATCAAGCGACTCATCGAACGAAACGAGGGGTTGGGCGACACGCTGCCGCAATACATCCGCCGGGTCGAAGAGGAGGAGACGTCGGGCAGCAAAGCGTACATCGCGGTCTACGACTACCTGAGCGACATGCTGCGTTCGTGCCGCTCCATCGTCTATTCCTGTAGAACCCACATCGACAACAGCCACAAGCCGCTGTCCAACAACCAGCATGCGGACCTGGACAACCTTTTCGGCCAGACCATCGGCTATCTGCATGAGTTGAAGGATTGCATCGCGCGCGGCGAGTGGACCCACGCGGAGCATCTGGTGACGCGCAAGGACGAAGTGCTGGCGGTCGTGGAGCTGGGTGTGGAACGGCAGGTTGCCGGCATCAAGGCGCGTAAGTACAACGAGATCAACACGGGGCTCTACTTTACGCTCTTGCTCGAGACGAAGGACTTCGTGCTGGTGTCCGGCCGGCTGCTGGGCTTCTTCGAGAGCCGCACCAACGGCGAGGAGCCTTCCCTCATCGCCCAGCCCGTCGCCTGA
- a CDS encoding amidohydrolase, with product MRTLLLLLIASLSLNCANEPIPAQAQETSADVVAFTNVRVAPMDAERILDDQTVIVRGERIVAMGPANEVDVPEGATRIDGRGKYLMPGLAEMHGHIPPPSDPQAYTDAVLFMYVANGITTVRGMLGHDGQLEIRRKANAGEIVAPTLYLAGPSFNGNAINSPAEAEAKVRQQKMEGWDLLKVHPGLTRAEYDAMAETAHEVGIRFGGHVPDDVGLAHAIEMGQETFDHIDGYTIFMNATDRPVTNEKLAEAVRLTVESGAWVIPTMVLWESIYGVPDMEKMRNLPELKYMPASMVESWITGVERRPPETGLRPRGGDTYIANRMKLLAALHRQHPHPHGHRRPQIFSVPGPGCTTSWSGWWKPACRLMRSTAPARRRSGSTSGSRTPSASSHRGIRPIGAALIGRIRSAAVRHLHDRAGGDGARAAGCPKR from the coding sequence ATGCGAACGCTCCTTCTTCTTCTGATAGCCAGTTTATCGCTGAATTGCGCCAACGAACCCATTCCGGCGCAGGCGCAAGAGACCTCGGCCGATGTGGTCGCCTTCACCAACGTCCGCGTCGCGCCGATGGATGCCGAACGCATCCTCGACGACCAGACGGTGATCGTGCGGGGAGAACGGATCGTGGCGATGGGGCCGGCGAATGAGGTCGACGTGCCCGAGGGCGCGACGCGGATCGACGGGCGCGGCAAGTACCTGATGCCGGGCCTCGCCGAAATGCACGGGCACATCCCGCCGCCGTCCGACCCGCAGGCGTATACCGATGCCGTGCTGTTCATGTATGTCGCCAACGGCATCACGACGGTGCGCGGCATGCTGGGGCACGACGGGCAGCTCGAGATCCGCCGCAAGGCGAACGCCGGCGAAATCGTTGCGCCGACCCTCTACCTGGCGGGGCCGAGCTTCAACGGCAATGCCATCAATTCGCCGGCCGAGGCCGAGGCGAAGGTCCGCCAGCAGAAGATGGAAGGATGGGATCTGCTCAAGGTGCATCCCGGCCTGACGCGCGCCGAATACGACGCCATGGCGGAAACCGCCCATGAAGTCGGCATCCGGTTCGGCGGGCACGTGCCGGACGACGTGGGGCTGGCGCACGCAATCGAGATGGGGCAGGAGACGTTCGACCACATCGACGGCTACACGATCTTCATGAACGCCACGGACCGGCCGGTCACCAACGAAAAGCTGGCGGAGGCCGTCCGGCTCACGGTGGAGTCCGGTGCCTGGGTGATCCCCACCATGGTGCTGTGGGAGTCCATCTACGGCGTGCCCGACATGGAGAAGATGCGCAACCTCCCCGAGTTGAAATACATGCCGGCGTCCATGGTGGAAAGCTGGATCACCGGCGTGGAACGCCGGCCTCCTGAAACCGGCCTTCGACCACGCGGCGGCGACACCTACATCGCCAACCGCATGAAGCTGCTGGCCGCGCTCCACAGGCAGCACCCGCATCCTCATGGGCACCGGCGCCCGCAGATCTTCAGCGTGCCGGGCCCTGGTTGCACAACGAGCTGGAGCGGATGGTGGAAGCCGGCATGTCGCCTTATGCGATCTACCGCACCGGCACGGCGCAGGTCGGGGAGTACTTCCGGGAGCAGGACACCTTCGGCCTCGTCGCACCGGGGCATCAGGCCGATCGGTGCTGCTCTCATCGGTCGAATCCGTTCGGCGGCAGTACGGCACCTCCATGACCGCGCCGGCGGCGATGGTGCCAGGGCCGCTGGTTGTCCGAAGAGATGA
- a CDS encoding amidohydrolase family protein: MGQETFDHIDGYTIFMNATDRPVTDEKLAEAVRLTVESGSWVIPTMVLWESIYGVPDMEKMRNLPELKYMPASMVESWITGVERRLANPAFDQAAATHRIANRMKLLAALHEADARILMGTDAPQIFSVPGFSLHNELERMAEAGMSPYAIYRTGTARVGEYFREQDTFGLVAPGHRADLVLVNQNPFDDVRHLRDRAGVMVRGRWLSEEMIQQQLDTIERTVGRGA; encoded by the coding sequence ATGGGGCAGGAGACGTTCGACCACATCGACGGCTACACGATCTTCATGAACGCGACGGACCGGCCGGTCACCGACGAGAAGCTGGCGGAGGCTGTCCGGCTCACGGTGGAGTCCGGGTCCTGGGTGATCCCCACGATGGTGCTGTGGGAGTCCATCTACGGCGTGCCCGACATGGAGAAGATGCGCAACCTCCCCGAGTTGAAATACATGCCGGCGTCCATGGTGGAGAGCTGGATCACCGGCGTGGAGCGCCGGCTCGCGAACCCGGCCTTCGACCAGGCGGCGGCGACGCACCGCATCGCCAACCGCATGAAGCTGCTGGCCGCGCTCCACGAGGCCGACGCCCGCATCCTCATGGGCACCGACGCCCCGCAGATCTTCAGCGTGCCGGGCTTCTCGCTGCACAACGAGCTGGAGCGGATGGCGGAAGCCGGCATGTCGCCCTATGCGATCTACCGCACCGGCACGGCGCGGGTCGGGGAGTACTTCCGGGAGCAGGACACCTTCGGCCTCGTCGCGCCGGGGCATCGGGCCGATCTGGTGCTCGTCAATCAGAACCCGTTTGACGACGTGCGGCACCTCCGCGACCGCGCCGGCGTGATGGTGCGCGGCCGCTGGTTGTCTGAAGAGATGATCCAGCAGCAGCTCGACACGATCGAACGCACGGTCGGTCGGGGTGCGTGA
- a CDS encoding DUF1553 domain-containing protein, translated as MASSVSLRHPAVLGAAGIALVALIAFGPLRMWLHRPEPVSFNREIRPILNDNCLMCHGGVRQSGEFSLLFEADAFETNKSGKPAIVRGLADSSEMIVRVLHEDPEERMPYEHPPLSEDEIALLRRWIDEGAAWETHWAYIAPEPAEPPYPRNASWARNEVDRFILDRLEREGLRPSPEADCSTLLRRASLDLVGLPPTPAETDAFCADRAPDAFERAVDGLLASPHFGERWASMWMDLARYADSKGYEKDGPRSIWKYRDWLIDAFNADMPFDQFTIEQLAGDLLPDATESQLIATAFHRNTMNNDEGGTDDEEFRTAAVIDRVNTTWEVWMGTTMACVQCHSHPYDTFRHEDYYAFLAFFNNTADRDQPDEEPTLTTFADSLLPRLGALIDAVTAAEGTAPAPARATWDVRRDRALFPGGRLLAGVADSSSGVSADGQRIGSVKHGGFVLFEDVDLTNKDALSIRFSSAALGGFVDVRLDRPDGPSIGRIGLEPTNGWENYETLRAPVKPVEGRHDVYFRFERRGDGSLFNIHWFYFHDALDLTPAEKASLLANRAALEAIEPETRTPILRELEGDARRTTHVFNRGNWLDPGEAVEPAVPGSLPALAFDQPKNRLGLARWIVGEENPLTSRVIVNRFWEQLFGYGLVATVEDFGSQGDDPSHPALLDWLALAFMHDLDWSVKSLLKEIVTSATYRQSSDVSPALLAEDPQNRLLARGPRVRLSAEQIRDEALFVSGLLNPAIGGPSVFPYQPDGIWHVPYSSEKWVTDTDGDQYRRGLYTYWRRSSPYPSMIAFDSPSREFCVSRRISTNTPLQALVTLNDPVYVEAAEHLAGRMKNEGGATLEARLRHGYRLALARDPMPEELAVLVELYKDAYFEYDAPPADGPVEVGPDRRPENPEDASLTVVANAILNLDAFVTKS; from the coding sequence ATGGCATCCAGCGTATCGTTACGACATCCCGCCGTACTGGGCGCCGCCGGCATCGCGCTGGTGGCCCTGATCGCCTTTGGGCCGCTCAGGATGTGGCTCCATCGGCCGGAGCCGGTCTCCTTCAACCGCGAAATCCGGCCGATCCTGAACGACAACTGCCTGATGTGTCACGGCGGCGTGCGGCAGTCGGGCGAGTTCAGCCTGCTCTTCGAGGCGGACGCGTTCGAGACGAACAAGTCCGGCAAACCCGCCATCGTCCGGGGCCTCGCGGATTCCAGCGAGATGATCGTGCGGGTGCTCCACGAGGATCCGGAGGAGCGGATGCCGTACGAGCATCCGCCGCTTTCGGAAGACGAGATCGCGCTGCTGCGCCGGTGGATCGACGAGGGCGCGGCGTGGGAGACGCACTGGGCCTACATCGCCCCCGAGCCGGCGGAGCCGCCCTATCCCCGCAACGCCTCGTGGGCGCGCAACGAAGTCGACCGCTTCATCCTGGACCGGCTCGAACGGGAGGGCCTGCGCCCGTCCCCCGAGGCCGACTGCAGCACCCTGCTACGCCGCGCCAGCCTCGACCTCGTCGGGCTGCCGCCCACGCCGGCGGAGACCGACGCCTTCTGCGCCGACCGCGCCCCGGATGCGTTCGAGCGGGCGGTCGACGGCCTCCTCGCGAGCCCGCACTTCGGCGAACGCTGGGCGTCCATGTGGATGGACCTCGCCCGGTACGCCGACTCCAAGGGGTACGAAAAAGACGGTCCCCGGTCGATCTGGAAATACCGCGACTGGCTCATCGACGCGTTTAACGCCGACATGCCGTTCGACCAGTTCACGATCGAACAGCTCGCCGGCGACCTCCTGCCCGACGCCACCGAGTCGCAGCTCATCGCCACGGCGTTTCATCGCAACACGATGAACAACGACGAGGGCGGCACGGACGATGAGGAGTTCCGGACGGCCGCCGTCATCGACCGGGTCAACACCACCTGGGAGGTCTGGATGGGCACCACGATGGCTTGCGTCCAGTGCCACAGCCATCCGTACGACACGTTTCGCCACGAGGACTACTACGCGTTCCTGGCCTTTTTTAACAACACGGCCGACCGCGACCAGCCCGACGAGGAGCCGACCCTGACCACCTTCGCCGACAGCCTGCTGCCCCGGCTCGGCGCGCTGATCGATGCGGTGACGGCGGCGGAAGGCACCGCGCCGGCGCCCGCGCGCGCCACGTGGGATGTGCGCCGCGACCGGGCGCTGTTTCCCGGCGGCCGGCTCCTGGCCGGCGTGGCCGATTCGTCCAGCGGCGTCTCGGCCGATGGCCAGCGCATCGGCTCGGTGAAGCACGGCGGTTTTGTGCTGTTCGAGGATGTCGACCTCACGAACAAGGACGCGCTGTCGATCCGGTTCTCGTCCGCCGCCCTGGGCGGCTTTGTCGACGTGCGTCTCGACCGCCCCGACGGGCCGTCGATCGGGCGCATCGGGCTCGAGCCGACCAACGGCTGGGAGAACTACGAGACGCTGCGCGCGCCCGTCAAGCCGGTCGAGGGCCGGCACGATGTCTATTTCCGCTTCGAACGGCGGGGCGACGGCAGCCTGTTCAACATCCACTGGTTCTATTTCCACGACGCGCTGGATCTGACGCCGGCGGAGAAGGCGTCCCTGCTTGCCAACCGGGCGGCGCTGGAGGCCATCGAGCCCGAGACCCGCACGCCGATCCTGCGCGAGCTGGAAGGCGATGCGCGGCGCACGACGCACGTCTTCAACCGCGGCAACTGGCTGGATCCGGGCGAGGCGGTGGAGCCGGCGGTGCCCGGGTCGCTGCCGGCGCTCGCTTTCGATCAGCCAAAAAACCGCCTGGGCCTCGCCCGCTGGATCGTGGGTGAGGAGAACCCGCTGACGAGCCGGGTCATCGTGAACCGGTTCTGGGAGCAGCTGTTCGGCTACGGTCTGGTGGCGACGGTGGAGGATTTCGGGAGCCAGGGCGATGACCCGAGCCATCCGGCCTTGCTGGACTGGCTCGCGCTGGCGTTCATGCACGATCTGGATTGGAGCGTCAAATCGCTGCTTAAGGAGATCGTGACGTCGGCCACGTATCGCCAGAGTTCGGACGTCTCGCCGGCGCTGCTGGCGGAGGACCCGCAGAACCGCCTCCTCGCGCGCGGCCCCCGCGTGCGGCTCTCCGCGGAGCAGATCCGCGACGAGGCGCTCTTCGTGAGCGGACTCCTCAATCCCGCCATCGGCGGCCCCAGCGTGTTTCCCTATCAGCCCGACGGCATCTGGCACGTGCCCTACAGCAGCGAAAAGTGGGTGACGGATACGGATGGCGACCAGTATCGGCGCGGGCTCTATACCTACTGGCGCCGCTCGAGTCCGTACCCGTCCATGATCGCGTTCGACAGCCCGAGCCGCGAGTTTTGCGTCTCGCGCCGCATCAGCACGAATACGCCGCTGCAGGCGCTGGTGACGCTCAACGACCCGGTTTATGTGGAGGCGGCCGAGCATCTGGCCGGCCGGATGAAGAACGAGGGCGGCGCGACGCTCGAGGCGCGGCTGCGCCACGGCTACCGGCTGGCCCTCGCCCGCGATCCGATGCCCGAGGAACTCGCCGTGCTCGTGGAGCTCTATAAAGATGCGTACTTCGAGTACGACGCCCCGCCGGCCGACGGCCCGGTGGAGGTCGGCCCCGACCGCCGTCCCGAAAATCCGGAAGACGCCTCGCTGACCGTCGTCGCCAACGCCATCCTCAATCTGGATGCGTTTGTCACGAAGTCCTGA
- a CDS encoding DUF1501 domain-containing protein: protein MSIPDEARHAYYEFVTRRHFLRSCTTGLGAAALSSLLGGAIGAMPGAGVASDDPLAPRMPHFPGKAKHVIFLHMAGAPSQLELFDYKPDLAKLNGQLCPPSLLEGKRFAFIKGVPKMLGPQADFARHGESGAWISNRLPHLQTVADELTFMKAMYTDQFNHAPAQLLLHTGTPRMGRPSMGAWITYGLGSENANLPGYVVLVSGANDPDAGKSAWGSGFLPSVFQGVQCRSEGDPVLFLSDPDPMSRDLRRRSIDAINKINTMQHEQVGDPEILTRISQYEMAFRMQMSVPEAMDIGEEPAYIHEMYGTEPGKASYANNCLLARRLVERGVRFVQLFHWGWDAHGAGKSEALLHGFIDRCNETDRATTALLLDLKQRGLLDQTIIVWGGEFGRTPMLENRTGQDNPYVGRDHQGDAFTMWAAGGGFKGGYTHGETDEIGYAGVSGRMSIHDLQATVLNQLGFDHTKLTYHFQGRDFRLTDVDGEVVRDLLA, encoded by the coding sequence ATGAGCATTCCTGACGAAGCGCGCCATGCCTATTATGAATTCGTGACGCGCCGGCATTTCCTGCGCAGCTGCACGACCGGCCTGGGCGCGGCGGCGTTGTCGTCGTTGCTCGGGGGCGCGATCGGCGCCATGCCCGGAGCGGGCGTCGCATCGGACGACCCGCTGGCGCCGCGTATGCCGCATTTTCCCGGGAAGGCGAAACACGTCATCTTTCTGCACATGGCCGGCGCCCCGTCGCAGCTGGAGCTGTTCGATTACAAACCCGACCTGGCGAAGCTCAACGGCCAGCTTTGTCCGCCGTCGCTGCTGGAGGGCAAACGCTTCGCCTTCATCAAGGGGGTGCCGAAGATGCTGGGGCCCCAGGCCGACTTCGCGCGGCATGGCGAGTCGGGCGCCTGGATCTCGAACCGGCTGCCGCACCTCCAGACCGTCGCCGACGAGCTGACGTTCATGAAGGCGATGTACACGGATCAGTTCAACCATGCGCCGGCGCAGCTGCTGCTGCATACCGGCACCCCGCGCATGGGGCGGCCGAGCATGGGGGCGTGGATCACCTACGGCCTCGGCTCCGAAAACGCGAACCTGCCCGGTTATGTCGTGCTGGTATCGGGCGCCAACGACCCCGACGCCGGCAAGAGCGCCTGGGGCAGCGGTTTCCTGCCGAGCGTGTTCCAGGGCGTCCAGTGCCGTTCCGAGGGCGATCCGGTGCTGTTTCTGTCGGACCCGGACCCGATGAGCCGCGACCTCCGCCGGCGCTCCATCGATGCGATCAACAAGATCAATACGATGCAGCACGAGCAGGTGGGGGATCCCGAGATCCTCACCCGGATCTCCCAGTACGAGATGGCTTTCCGCATGCAGATGTCGGTTCCGGAAGCCATGGACATCGGCGAGGAGCCGGCGTATATCCACGAGATGTACGGCACGGAACCCGGCAAGGCGTCGTATGCCAACAACTGCCTGCTCGCGCGCCGGCTCGTGGAACGCGGCGTCCGCTTCGTCCAGCTGTTTCACTGGGGATGGGATGCCCACGGCGCCGGCAAGAGCGAGGCGCTCCTGCACGGGTTCATCGACCGGTGCAACGAAACCGACCGCGCGACGACGGCGCTGCTGCTGGACCTCAAGCAGCGCGGCCTGCTCGATCAGACCATCATCGTGTGGGGCGGCGAGTTCGGCCGCACGCCGATGCTCGAAAATCGCACCGGCCAGGACAACCCGTACGTCGGGCGCGACCATCAGGGTGATGCCTTTACGATGTGGGCTGCCGGCGGCGGGTTCAAGGGCGGCTACACCCACGGCGAAACCGACGAGATCGGCTATGCCGGCGTCTCTGGCCGGATGAGCATCCACGACCTTCAGGCTACCGTGCTCAACCAGCTCGGGTTCGACCACACGAAGCTGACCTACCACTTCCAGGGGCGCGACTTCCGGCTGACGGATGTCGACGGGGAAGTCGTTCGCGATCTGCTCGCCTGA